The genomic segment cttttgttttcattgataGTCTGTAAAAAGAATGATGGTTAAAGTAATCAATCAGTTGATATTAGCTCCTCGACTTGATTCGAAGAATATTAAAACTGGATTTATCATACTGCACCTTTTCCATGTAGGAGTAAAACACATCTTCAGGTACCAGCTGGCCATCCTGTAGTTTTTTTGTCAGCTCAGtcaaggacaaagacaaaatgagaGATGAATCCATCTTTGGATGCTGGAAGGAGAATCACACGTAAAGTTAAATAGCCTTAACTCTCATTTGAGGACCCGCactcacaaaaaataaatgaaaagaaattcaGAGTGCTTCCAATTGAATCACTATTTGAGATTTAGTGTTGTGCCATATCACTAGCAACATATTTTCTAGGtttcattaaaatataaatctgCTAGGTTAAATGCATTGGGTGATTTGTCAGTCAATGCTCAGAATGTTAAAGTGGtttacaataatattaaattgactttttagtAATAGGACCTCCATCTTGTTTGTGATGAAAATTTGGTGTACCTTAATTTTGTCGTGGTACTGTACTTGGCgaattactttttatttttttaggttgTACTGCAAGCTACTTGGttgaaaaagtttgaaaagtatttttatgGTGACGTTAAGGCAGAAACACGAGCTATTTTCAACTCACCGCTTTCTTGTATAGTAACACAGCCTCTTCGGCTTTTAGCAAGCTGTCATCTCTCAGTTTCCTGGCTTTCTGGATCTTCCTCCTGGCGTCCAGGTGGCCGTCGACCGCCCGGGCAAGCGACACAAGAGCCCCCGCTAGGCCAGCAGCAGCCCCAGCTAAGAGGGCGGCTGATGACCAGGTGTCCATTTCCAGCCCCGAGAAAAACCGTTTGACATTGTCCATACTCGCTAGCTAAAACAATTGACCTTCCCTAGCCTGTAAACGGTCTGTGTCACTTTGGCTCGGCGCAAGCTCGTCTAGTATTTAAGGCTTGGAGTGTTGATGAGCAAATCATTGGCGAAAGAACACGAGACAATCAAacctgcgcatgcgcagttaTCCGTTTGGACTATTCAATAGCATTACCTAAAACGGCCTCCAGAGGGCGCTACTGTTGCTATTCTTTCGGTAGATTATTTTAGAGTTTTTAGACTCTAACCGTTTTCATTGTGATGTGACtggttttgtgtattttaacaACGATCCTGGTTTTGTGATCcattttgcacaaaataattcaacctatctttacatttttatgaatACCAGTGCGGTGAAAAGTAGGAGCCccttcctgatttttttttgacccCAAATTAAATGAAGCCATAACCTACTTAACATTAATCACAAATTCTGATGCTTTAAATGAATAGGCAAAATGTCTTGACCTATCCACTTTAATATTTGCTTCCACTTGCTCTGCAGGTTTCTAATATGATCATACAGATAAAATAACATAGTGTTTCATATACATACAGTGAATATTTTAGATCTATTTAGAACCATATTCTCCTTGTAAGCCACTGGCACAGCCAATAAGAAGAGGGGCTTCATTTAACCGAATGGAAGAGTTTGTGCGCCACCTGGAGACATAAAATGGGAATTACACACCGACATTATACTGACCTGTCCCcactgcaataaaataaagccTCTCACTTACACAATGGTCCCGTGCATGGAGGAAGTCAAAAAGTTCCTCGGTGCAGTCCTCCGTTGTGGAGGAACGAGAGTTGACTCGGGTCTCACATTGTTCCAGacgtgcctgtgtgtgtacgCAGTGCTCCGCCTCTGCACACTTTTCTCGCATCGTGTCCAGGGGATCCTGCAAAACAGCACCATTTGATTTCCGGGCCCGATTCCTTTCCAACGCGAATAGTGGGTTCAACGTACCACTaggtcctcctcttcttcttcctcctcttcctcctgcaACCGATCAGCGTTAGTGACAGTGAATATACTCATTCATCCAGGTCATTGTAGTCTCAGTACAATGAATGACTGCAACTGGACTGTTCAGACATCCGCTGACATCAAATGCTGTCCTTCCATGCCAAGCTAGCGTTACAAAACAAGATGAGACGTTTGTTTATTCGCCTTTATAACACCTACTTACGTCGTCTGGCTCTCCGTTCGCGATCATTTTGTCTTCGAGGACCATATTTGCTGCTGTGCCGTGTCCCTTACCTGACCACAAACCgaatcaaatgttttggtttggAGGTCACGCCAGTTGGATTCAAAGCGAACGAGTCGTTTGTTTCcgtctttcaaaataaatgatcacTCCCTATCTCATGAGTCGATAGGGTCCTTATCTGGCGTTGTTATCCATACCtatttttctaaaaatatataaagagTAGATATTACAAACAATATGTCAACGATAGCCACTAATTCTATTGAGATAAAACAGAatgcttttaatttgtttaGTCGACAGCGGAACTATACTGCTCAATATTATGCAGCCTTTACTACCACCGTGTGGCTTAAACAGGTACTACACAAATAATCAAAAGAgtccggctggctggctgtttGGCCACTTGTGGGGTAATTTAAAGCCAAATAGCATAACGGATCGACTCCATTGCGTAATGCACAAAATATTCCAGAGGATTCACGGCTATTTACATCACATACATatttaccagctcagtggcctagtggtagcgTGTCCTCCCTGAAACTGGAAGGTtttgggttcaaaccctggctgggtcataccaaagactacaaaaatgggacccatttcctccctgcttggcactcagtgtAAGGGGTTGAAATGTgggctcccctctcccccaggggatggaccAAAATCACACGGGACTGGGTTAAATGccgaggacaaatttcaccacatccagatgcgtgtgtgacgatcattgggacttttacTTTAATTATGCATGCTCATATGGCTTTCATTTGACAAATGCTTGCCAGGTGTCTTGGTGTGAAGAGTTTGCACTGTTCAGTTTGAAGTATTGCATTCAGCGTAGGTTTGACCAATAAGTAGGACAACAATTTATATACGGTCATTTTAAAGCTCACTATATCCATCATTAAAAGctcctaaaaaatatatataaaagatATGTTATACAGTTTAACTTCCAGAAAAACATCACGTGAAATAGAAACAAAGATAAGTGTCACTCTAGCTTAGAGCCTTGGTAGTATTAAGCcgtatttcaacattttggcAAATTGTAGTCATCACAGCAGTTGCTTGTTTCAGCCCTGActggaatgtttattttaaacactACATCATCGGCCTTTCCTCTCTGGGCATTGGATTTTGTAGCCCACCCTGTAGGCTTGCAGGTACACACGTGCCTGGTTCAtcctgttgaaaaaaaaaaaaagccatctcATATAATTAATCATGCTAAGATTTAACTATTGGAATAATTGTGCTCCATATGCTAATTTACATATACATCAACCTGTATTTGGTGCAAAGCTGAATCCCAAAAGGTCCGCAACGGTCAACGTAACTTTCCCTAAACGCTTTTCTCACCGCTCGAGCCCTGCTGACCACAGTAGTGACCACCGGGCATGTCCTTCAAATCAATGACGACATCACACATGACATTACAAGAACAAAATAGTGTCCACATTATTGATTACATCATACTTACAGTCGCTCACAGCGCAAGCCCGCGGTGCCCTCGGGACATGTGCAAGTATTGAGAGGACTGCAGGTGGCGCCGTTCCGGCAGGGAGGAACGCACGGTGTAGTCACCGCTGCGTAGGAGCACACGGAAAAGTTTTAAGACGCACAATGTGCGATGCATAATGGCACAAACACGCACTGACCTGTTTCACAGAGACTTCCGGTGAATCCTTTGGCACAGCGACACCTATTGAGGCCTTCGCACACGCCGCCATTTTTACAAGTCTTCTGACACTGAACAGGctctgaataaaaacaattaaagggagggaggtatgaaaaagaaaagtgtcgCAATGGCAGGGGTTCAGAAGAAACTACATCAGACTGTTATGAATGCAGATATAACACATTTCTGTTGAATTTCACCTATTTGGCATCGAACTCCTTGCCATCCGCCAACGCACGTGCACATATTCACGTTCACACATCGGCCGCCATTTTGACAGGCGGGTGTGCACAAGgctacaaaacacacacaaacactgtgTTGTCGTTGCCGAAGAGGAAAGTCATCTGCTGTAACTGACCAAGCTTGGATTGGGGTTACTCACGCGAAAGGCACTGGGGGCCCGTGTAGTCTGACGGACATTGGCAGGTATCAGGACCCACGCAGCGACCGCCATTAGCGCATAGCAACTGACATACGGCtgagatttaaaaatgtaaaaaaattaaaaaagcacATGAagaatgatgacatcatcatcattataaaAGAAGTCTACCTGTGTGGCAGCCTTCTCCAGTCCAACCAGGAGGACATAAACATTTGTTCCAGCGCATACATGTACCTCCATGCGCACAAGGTGGGGAGCACATGGctaaaatgcacacaaagtCCAATAATCAAAAAAACTTCCCATCCCTTGATATCTACAACATGTCAGTAGAGAAAGAAACCTGAGCAGCCAAGGCCAGGGTAGCCCGGAGGACAGTCGCAGCTGTTTGGCGCCGTACACACTCCGTAGTTCTGACATGGCGGTTCACACACAGCTGGAAAGACGGGATGCCTTGTGTCATGCCAACACAAAAACTGGACTGTACAGCGTACTGTACAATTCCACTCACGTCGACATTTGGTGAGGTCATCGCTTTGCACTTGATAGCCCTCCTTGCAGGTGCAGTTGAAAATGCCGGGGTGATTCTCGCACAACTGCTCGCAGCCTCCGTTTGTGAAATCTCCGCACTCGTCCACATCTCGTGACAGAAAACACAGACGGTGTAATAAAAAGATTACTttggcgccctcttgtggatcTTACCATCGCAGCTCCTCAGGTCCTCGCTCAGTTTCCAGCCCGCGCGGCAGCTACATCGAACATGGCCCTCGGCCCCCGTGACACAAATGTGGTCGCAACCGCCGTTTCTCAATTCACAAGACGAAACATCTGTGCAGATGATGAAAACGCGACAGGAGAGCGTTTTGTCAACAGAAAATCATCCGCTTGAAAATACGATTGGCTTTCAATTTCATTCGGAAGTGAAATACTGCTGCAGGTGAGGTTATCGGTGTCCAGCAGCAGAGGAGGTGGGCAGTGGCAGTCGTGTCCCCCCGGGGAATTGGTGCAGATGTGCGAGCAGCCGCCATTCTGAAGTTTACATTCGTCGATGTCTAAgcacacagaaaaaatggcaaaaaaaaaaagtcattttcgaCAAACTTTTCTCTCTCCATGCAACACATTTTTGCTATCACTGAACCATAAAATGTGAGTGCTGCTCGTCCGTGTTTAAATGCTTGAAAATGAGCTGGTAGACTGTGAGTGAGGAATCTGACCCACGCAGGTGCGGCCGTCGATGTGGAGCTGGTAGCCGGGCCTGCACGAGCATCGGAAGGATCCCGGGGTGTTGACGCACGAGTGCGCGCAGCTTCCGTTCCGGGACAAACACTCGTTCACGTCTATCACATTTTAATTCCACAATCAATATGGGGAGTTATTAACATTGATGGCAGGGCGAATATTTTACTCACCTGTGCATCCGTGTCCATCTGGATTTAGTTGGTAGCCGGAAACACACTGGCAACTGTAGCCTCCTGGTTCATTCGTGCAGTTGTGGTCACAGTGTCCGTTGTTCACGGCGCACTCGTCAACGTCTGCCGGCAAAATTACGTAGCATTAAGTCGACATTTCAAACCGGATTGAGTTTCTGAGGGGAACCGATCATGCCTGTATTGGCCCAGCGCTCACCGAAACAAGAATGTCCATCTCCGTTGAAACCTTGGTAGCACTGGCAGAAGTAGGAGCCGACGATGTTGCCGCAGCGAGCGTTGACGTCACAACCGTGAACGCCTGACGTGCACTCGTTCGTATCTGAGAAGAAACTCAACGATCATATCTcactccaaaacaaaatggcggtCTTTCCCGGAATGTTTGTAAAACTTTAGCATGAGTCAACTCGACCGATCTCATGTTTCTGAGTGAAACTTGCCTTCACAGTTTTGTCCATTGTGAGCCCCGTGGTATCCCACAGGGCAGGAACAGCTGAAGGAGCCGAGGGTGTTTGTGCACTCCGCATTGCCGTCGCAGGCTCGCAGGCCCGTCACCGCGGCCAGGGCGCACTCGTCGACATCTGCGAAACCAGAACAGCGTGCTATTTAGCGGGGACCACCGCGGCGCGGTTAATTACTCCTCATCatgctctcacacacacaaacatcatcTCTGCGGACGGACCCTGGCACCCTTCTGCACCCTTCAGGTAACCACGGTGACATTGGCACAAGTACGAGCCCGGGGTGTTGGTGCACTTTGCGTGAGGgccacactgttccttttCTCCACACTCGTCAACATCTGCGGAAGGGACAgaggaaaatgcaaatatttatcTCAGTTGTCTTTAATTTATGCACAGTATTATATAAATTAGTTTCacaaagtgaaatattttctttgaacATAAATGGCAAAgctacacatgcacacagataatataataataccCACAGGCATTTATTCTTTATCTTCTGTAAAGAGCATCAGGTTGATACTTTACCTTTGCATCCTGCTGCTTCCTCAAGACTGAAGCCAAGTGGGCAGGTGCAGATGTCTCCGATCTTTAGCATGTCTGATGGACAGCCACAATCCGAGCTGCCCTCAAGCATCACCTGGTTGCCGGGACACTGAGGAGCAGCACTGGGAAACTGGCGGGCAGCTGAAGTGGGTACAAGGCTGGTAGTTGACAATTGACTAGGTAGGCTAGTGGATGCTTGGCTGAGAGCAGTGGAAGTGACtaatatgaaagaaaaagcgTTAAGAGGCACATTATGactcaaaatgaaaagagagttGGTTTTCAAATCACCCATAGTCGGTGTAGGTTGGCTGAGATTTCCGATGAGATTCTCAATCTGTAAGAGAAAATCGATGGATGTTTTTCTTCCCGGGCTATAAAATTGGTATGCCGCAGGCGTTGGACTAATCAATTTCATCTCATTGCTCTGTAGTTCAGTCACTTGCCTGGTGTTTGACGAGATCTGACTGCATGCTTTTGAAGACTTCATTTTCATCTCCCTCGGTGCTGTTCGGTGATTTAGTCGCTGAGGCGGCCAGCAGAAGGGCAGGCAGGAGGATGGAGAGGTGAGGCATGGCTTGATGAAGAGGAGCAGGAGAAGCCTAATCAAAGACCAAAACAAATCtgatattgtttattttaatagaGATGAACCTATTgattgtgggggaaaaaaaacattaaatcacAACTGAAATACACCTTTAGAATGaatcttttacttttttattattatttattttctaaagaAACAACAAGGATAGGTTCCACAAACGAGAAATGAATAAGTGAATCCGTGAGTATGGAGAATGGTGGGAGGTAAACGCGCAAATCGCAACTACACTGCGAAACTTATCCAGAAGTAAATAAGACTTGTATTCCAGGCCCAGAATGGTATgttgaaaaatgtgcaaaagaaTTTTGAGGAGCCACTACAGAAGATCAAATGTACTTTAAAAAGTGGGGGCTCATTCATAGTGAACATGTCCAGACGGGCGGAACAACACCGAAATGCACCCTGTTATTAAGTTGACATGAagccccttcctcctccttcctcggaacaaaaaaaacaaaacttgaatAAAAAACGGTCACAATATTGAGAAATATGTGGAATATTATACCGACTAATTAATCGTTGATTAAACATGGAAGTGTTTAGCGCGATCGAGCCTCGAGGACACTCTACAAATGGACCTAAAAACTCACTTTCAATCTTTTTCTATATAAAGTTAAATGCTTTATTGTGATTGAAAATGCTAAGTAATGAACTTACCTGATGAACAAGTTTCAAAGAGCATACATATTGGTTCCGAGATGTCAAAACGTGTGGATCCGCGATAGAACTTTGCCCACTCCTCAACTTCTCCAGAGCCTCCTGTAGGGAGGGAGCACATCGTGGCCCCGCGACGGAAGGggtgagagggagggagggagggaggaagggggtGGTGGTAGTGGTTCTGGCCCGACGTCGACAAAGTTTGGGTCAGCAAGTCGAGTACATTTACATACTTCGAATCAAGTATACTCGAGTTTGGTGCATATAAATGAAGCCACAAGGGGGCAGCAGATGGCTCCTCAGTGTATGCATGTTCAGTTATTGCCGTTTTGACCATTTTATTAAAACTTGTACAGGTTAATGATtacgaaaaaaaaacgtaacaCGTTGAAATAGGactacagtaaaaaaaaaaaaaaaaagtacacaacaagaacaacaacaataacgtCACACATGTTAAAGGTAAGATGTGTTTTGTAAACTGCATTATACTGCACTGTTTTCCTCTTGTGttgatggggggaaaaaaaaaaaaaaacactttctaAAGCTTGTTCCCATAATCCAATTTACATGAAATAACATTTTGGAGCTGCCATAACTATTGTAACCTTGTGAAAAGTGAACAAAGCGGCTTTTCACAAGGCGTTAAAAAGCCCATTGTGAATTGAGCACACATGGAGATGCGGCAAAATACATCATACATAAGGCAAAGGACTGATGTAGGCTACACGTCTTGCTCACAGAATTCTTAGTAATGAAACACAACTGACGTAAtactcacacacaaatgatGTAACACAAAATACTGTATTATAATATCTGTAACGCCATGTAGCAGTGCGACTGAACAACATACATTGGCAGCAGCGGACGCTTGCTCTGTGCAGCCCACGAATAGCGAAAAGGCGACCGTTGAAATGCATTGGTTTGGgattgaagaaaaattcttccaaaaaagctaaagtaaatgtgtgtgtgtgtgtaatgccTTGGCACGTCTATAAGGGTGTGTCCATCATGCTGCCCTTTGCCGCGGGGGACACCACACCACAGTTCCTCTCCTGCCACCTGAGCCACTGCATGTGCACCTCTTTTTGCACctgtaaaacacacaaaaatgcttatgcttgtttttgtcagccattttagttttagtctacaaaatcattattattaatttcagTCACACTTcagtcattcatttaaaaatacaccCTTGTGTCTTTTTCATGGTAAATCCATGAAATGATCAAAATTCTACACCATGCTCACCCTACTTTAGATGgtagaggcaaaaaaaaaaataagtaaatgaaTGTGATTTGATTAGCGTGTGGTGTGCACTCACCTCTTGATTGAGGAAGCAGTAGAGGATTGCGACAAGGAGCCCCTGAAAAACAAGCACGTTTTCATTTATAAAACCTGAACGAGGACAAATAGACAATCAACTCTGAAAGtgcatgtaaacaaaaaaacaaaacaacaattttctTAATGTGCTCTTAATATCATCACATGTTCGACagtcacatttgaaaaatcagTGCTGATTGGCAGCTCTAAATATGGATGAT from the Syngnathus acus chromosome 4, fSynAcu1.2, whole genome shotgun sequence genome contains:
- the LOC119121884 gene encoding cytochrome b-c1 complex subunit 6, mitochondrial, producing MVLEDKMIANGEPDDEEEEEEEEEDLVDPLDTMREKCAEAEHCVHTQARLEQCETRVNSRSSTTEDCTEELFDFLHARDHCVAHKLFHSVK
- the LOC119121305 gene encoding multiple epidermal growth factor-like domains protein 6, which translates into the protein MPHLSILLPALLLAASATKSPNSTEGDENEVFKSMQSDLVKHQIENLIGNLSQPTPTMVTSTALSQASTSLPSQLSTTSLVPTSAARQFPSAAPQCPGNQVMLEGSSDCGCPSDMLKIGDICTCPLGFSLEEAAGCKDVDECGEKEQCGPHAKCTNTPGSYLCQCHRGYLKGAEGCQDVDECALAAVTGLRACDGNAECTNTLGSFSCSCPVGYHGAHNGQNCEDTNECTSGVHGCDVNARCGNIVGSYFCQCYQGFNGDGHSCFDVDECAVNNGHCDHNCTNEPGGYSCQCVSGYQLNPDGHGCTDVNECLSRNGSCAHSCVNTPGSFRCSCRPGYQLHIDGRTCVDIDECKLQNGGCSHICTNSPGGHDCHCPPPLLLDTDNLTCSNVSSCELRNGGCDHICVTGAEGHVRCSCRAGWKLSEDLRSCDDVDECGDFTNGGCEQLCENHPGIFNCTCKEGYQVQSDDLTKCRPVCEPPCQNYGVCTAPNSCDCPPGYPGLGCSAMCSPPCAHGGTCMRWNKCLCPPGWTGEGCHTAVCQLLCANGGRCVGPDTCQCPSDYTGPQCLSPLCTPACQNGGRCVNVNMCTCVGGWQGVRCQIEPVQCQKTCKNGGVCEGLNRCRCAKGFTGSLCETAVTTPCVPPCRNGATCSPLNTCTCPEGTAGLRCERLTCPVVTTVVSRARAVRKAFRESYVDRCGPFGIQLCTKYRMNQARVYLQAYRVGYKIQCPERKGR